A section of the Rhizobium sp. SSA_523 genome encodes:
- the lpxC gene encoding UDP-3-O-acyl-N-acetylglucosamine deacetylase, with the protein MTVGLLGFQTTIATPVSLSGIGVHSGSPVSITFQPAEAGTGIVFSRSFADGSVAEYRAVSSNVGNTDLCTVLGTSLSRSVATIEHVMAALYALGLDNVVVEVDGAEMPIMDGSSFPFIEAIEQAGIVNLGEKRRYIRVLKPVRIDSGSSWAEFRPYDGTRFEVEIDFDSPLIGRQSWKGDLTAQVFRDELSRARTFGFMRDVERLWAAGYALGSSLENSVVISDDDTVVNVEGLRFVDEFVRHKTLDAVGDLAIAGAQFIGCYRSYRGGHKMNSQALKALLSDRTAYEIVEAPVRSQRVRAREFVPVNAPELTAWFG; encoded by the coding sequence ATGACTGTCGGACTTCTGGGCTTCCAAACCACGATCGCAACACCGGTATCCCTGTCGGGGATCGGCGTGCATTCGGGCAGTCCGGTATCGATCACCTTCCAGCCCGCCGAAGCCGGTACCGGCATTGTCTTCAGCCGCTCCTTTGCCGATGGCTCGGTGGCCGAGTATCGCGCCGTCTCGTCCAATGTCGGCAATACCGATCTCTGCACCGTGCTCGGCACCTCGCTGTCGCGGTCGGTGGCCACCATCGAACATGTCATGGCGGCGCTCTACGCGCTTGGGCTCGACAATGTCGTGGTCGAGGTCGATGGTGCCGAAATGCCGATCATGGACGGCTCGTCCTTTCCTTTCATCGAGGCCATCGAACAGGCGGGCATCGTCAATCTGGGCGAGAAGCGCCGCTATATCCGTGTGCTGAAGCCGGTACGGATCGATTCGGGTTCGTCCTGGGCAGAGTTCCGGCCCTATGACGGCACGCGGTTCGAGGTGGAGATCGATTTCGATTCGCCGCTGATCGGGCGTCAGTCCTGGAAGGGCGATCTCACCGCGCAGGTCTTCCGCGATGAGCTGTCGCGGGCGCGTACCTTCGGCTTCATGCGCGATGTCGAACGGCTTTGGGCTGCCGGTTATGCGCTGGGTTCCTCGCTCGAAAACTCCGTCGTCATTTCCGATGACGATACGGTGGTGAATGTCGAGGGCCTGCGTTTCGTCGATGAATTCGTCCGTCACAAGACGCTGGATGCCGTCGGCGATCTGGCGATTGCCGGGGCGCAGTTCATTGGCTGCTACCGCTCCTATCGCGGCGGCCACAAGATGAATTCCCAGGCGCTGAAGGCGCTTCTGTCCGATCGCACCGCCTATGAGATCGTCGAGGCACCGGTGCGCAGCCAGCGCGTTCGGGCCCGCGAGTTCGTTCCGGTGAACGCGCCGGAACTGACTGCCTGGTTCGGTTGA
- the ftsZ gene encoding cell division protein FtsZ — protein MTINLRKPDITELKPRITVFGVGGGGGNAVNNMITAGLEGVDFVVANTDAQALTMTKAERIIQMGVQVTEGLGAGSQPEVGRAAAEECLDEIMDHLSSTHMCFVTAGMGGGTGTGAAPVVAQAARSKGILTVGVVTKPFHFEGGRRMRLAEQGIQELQKSVDTLIVIPNQNLFRIANDKTTFADAFAMADQVLYSGVACITDLMVKEGLINLDFADVRSVMREMGRAMMGTGEASGQGRAMQAAEAAIANPLLDETSMKGAQGLLISITGGRDLTLFEVDEAATRIREEVDPDANIILGATFDEALEGVIRVSVVATGIDRALAENDLRAAEMRAAQKPIIRPSAAVASAPAAVQPAMMQASRPVQADPVADTIRQAEAAMERELSIPAPQAAPVAEPVQQAAPAPQPAMSRPAPVEEQFRPQSRLFQPSAPAVPAEQAMPRPVMTPAPQPIQANYAQPAAQAYAPQPAANFAPQAPQPTPMAAPAPMAAQVMPRVAPAPVEPAAPVIRHQAEQVRMPRVEDFPPVVKAEMESRAQPVQTAHEERGPMGLLKRITNSLGRREDEESVASDMTAAPAAASQQRRMLSPEASLYAPRRGNLDDHGRQVPSASHHEDDQLEIPAFLRRQST, from the coding sequence ATGACCATCAACTTGCGAAAGCCAGACATTACCGAGTTGAAGCCTCGGATCACTGTCTTCGGCGTCGGCGGCGGCGGCGGGAACGCTGTCAACAACATGATCACCGCTGGCCTGGAAGGCGTCGATTTCGTCGTTGCCAATACCGATGCCCAGGCCCTGACGATGACCAAGGCAGAGCGCATCATTCAGATGGGCGTGCAGGTCACCGAGGGTCTCGGCGCCGGATCGCAGCCGGAAGTCGGCCGCGCGGCCGCCGAGGAGTGCCTCGATGAGATCATGGACCACCTGTCCAGCACCCATATGTGCTTCGTCACCGCCGGCATGGGCGGCGGCACCGGCACTGGCGCAGCACCTGTCGTGGCACAGGCCGCACGCAGCAAGGGCATCCTGACCGTCGGCGTGGTGACCAAGCCGTTCCACTTCGAAGGCGGCCGTCGCATGCGGCTTGCCGAACAGGGCATCCAGGAACTGCAGAAGTCGGTCGATACGCTGATCGTCATTCCGAACCAGAACCTGTTCCGCATTGCCAACGACAAGACGACCTTCGCCGATGCTTTCGCAATGGCCGACCAGGTCCTGTATTCCGGTGTTGCCTGCATCACCGATCTGATGGTCAAGGAAGGTCTGATCAACCTCGATTTCGCCGACGTGCGTTCGGTCATGCGCGAAATGGGCCGCGCCATGATGGGCACCGGCGAGGCGTCCGGCCAGGGCCGCGCCATGCAGGCGGCAGAGGCGGCTATCGCCAATCCGCTGCTTGACGAGACCTCGATGAAGGGCGCCCAGGGCCTGCTGATCTCCATCACCGGCGGTCGCGACCTCACCCTGTTCGAAGTGGATGAAGCGGCAACGCGTATTCGCGAAGAAGTCGATCCGGATGCCAACATCATCCTCGGCGCCACCTTCGACGAAGCGCTCGAAGGCGTCATCCGCGTCTCCGTCGTCGCCACCGGCATCGATCGCGCGCTTGCCGAAAACGATCTTCGGGCCGCTGAGATGCGCGCGGCGCAGAAGCCGATTATCCGTCCTTCCGCGGCCGTTGCTTCGGCTCCGGCCGCAGTTCAGCCTGCGATGATGCAGGCATCCAGGCCGGTCCAGGCCGATCCCGTCGCCGATACGATCCGTCAGGCGGAAGCCGCGATGGAACGCGAACTTTCCATTCCGGCACCGCAGGCCGCACCCGTTGCCGAGCCTGTCCAGCAGGCCGCACCGGCACCGCAGCCGGCCATGAGCCGTCCGGCTCCGGTCGAAGAGCAGTTCCGTCCGCAGAGCCGGCTGTTCCAGCCTTCCGCACCGGCCGTCCCGGCAGAACAGGCCATGCCGCGTCCGGTCATGACACCGGCGCCGCAGCCGATCCAGGCAAACTATGCCCAGCCAGCCGCACAGGCTTATGCGCCTCAGCCGGCGGCAAATTTCGCGCCCCAGGCACCGCAGCCAACGCCGATGGCGGCACCGGCTCCGATGGCGGCTCAGGTCATGCCCCGCGTCGCACCGGCGCCGGTCGAGCCTGCCGCACCGGTCATCCGCCATCAGGCGGAGCAGGTCCGCATGCCGCGCGTGGAAGATTTCCCGCCGGTGGTGAAGGCCGAAATGGAGAGCCGTGCACAGCCGGTCCAGACAGCGCACGAAGAGCGGGGCCCAATGGGCCTGCTGAAGCGAATCACCAATTCGCTCGGTCGCCGCGAGGACGAAGAATCGGTGGCATCCGACATGACGGCCGCACCGGCCGCCGCGTCGCAGCAGCGCCGCATGCTCTCGCCGGAAGCCAGCCTGTATGCGCCGCGGCGCGGCAATCTGGACGATCACGGTCGCCAAGTGCCGTCCGCCAGCCATCATGAGGACGACCAGCTGGAAATCCCGGCCTTCCTGCGTCGCCAGTCGACGTGA
- the ftsA gene encoding cell division protein FtsA, whose translation MTLFGSSGFGLPRLKPLPSKRAHVVSVLDIGSSKIVCMIGRLTPRKESQILPNRTHNVEIIGIGHQRSRGVKSGVVADLDAVESVVRLAVDAAERMAGLTIDSLIVNVSAGRLTSDVYTATIDLGGQEVMASDLRKVLSAGAQQSLRQDRAVLHSLPTGYTLDGERGIRDPLSMYGDMLGVDMHVVTAEHAALKNIELCVNRAHLSVEGMVATPYASGLAALVDDEVELGCAAIDMGGGTTTISVFAEGKLVHTDAIGIGGHHVTTDLARGLSTRIEDAERMKVVHGSAIATAADERDLISVPPIGEDDRDLPTQVPRALVTRIVRARLEETLELIRDRIQASGFSPIVGKRVVLTGGASQLTGLPETARRILARNVRIGRPMGVSGLPTAAKGPAFSTAVGLMIYPQVADMETHAGQGGLMASLGSGNGRIARMGQWLKESF comes from the coding sequence ATGACTCTGTTCGGTTCTTCCGGCTTCGGCCTGCCGCGGCTGAAACCGCTTCCGTCGAAGCGCGCCCATGTCGTCTCCGTGCTCGATATCGGCTCCAGCAAGATCGTCTGCATGATCGGCCGGCTGACGCCGCGCAAGGAAAGCCAGATCCTGCCCAACCGCACGCATAATGTCGAAATCATCGGCATCGGCCATCAGCGTTCGCGCGGCGTCAAGTCGGGCGTCGTGGCCGATCTCGATGCGGTCGAAAGCGTCGTGCGGCTGGCGGTGGATGCGGCGGAGCGCATGGCAGGGCTGACCATCGACAGCCTGATCGTCAACGTGTCCGCCGGTCGGCTGACCAGCGATGTCTATACCGCGACCATCGATCTGGGCGGACAGGAAGTCATGGCGTCCGACCTGCGCAAGGTGCTGTCCGCCGGCGCCCAGCAATCGCTGCGGCAGGATCGCGCGGTGCTGCATTCCCTGCCCACCGGCTACACGCTGGACGGCGAGCGCGGCATTCGCGATCCTTTGTCCATGTATGGCGACATGCTCGGCGTCGACATGCATGTCGTGACCGCGGAGCATGCGGCGCTGAAGAATATCGAGCTTTGCGTCAACCGCGCGCATCTTTCGGTCGAAGGCATGGTGGCGACGCCCTATGCGAGCGGCCTGGCTGCGCTCGTGGATGACGAGGTGGAGCTGGGCTGCGCCGCCATCGACATGGGCGGCGGGACGACAACCATTTCGGTCTTTGCCGAGGGTAAGCTGGTGCATACCGATGCGATCGGCATCGGCGGCCACCATGTGACGACGGATCTGGCGCGCGGGCTTTCGACCCGTATCGAGGATGCCGAACGCATGAAGGTCGTGCATGGCTCCGCCATTGCCACGGCCGCCGACGAGCGGGACCTGATTTCGGTTCCTCCCATCGGTGAAGACGACCGCGATCTTCCAACCCAGGTGCCGCGTGCGCTCGTAACGCGCATTGTCCGCGCCCGGCTGGAGGAAACACTGGAACTGATCCGTGACCGGATTCAGGCCTCGGGCTTCAGCCCGATCGTCGGCAAGCGCGTCGTCCTGACAGGCGGCGCCAGCCAGTTGACCGGCCTGCCGGAAACGGCGCGCCGCATCCTTGCCCGCAATGTCCGGATCGGCCGTCCCATGGGCGTTTCCGGCCTGCCCACAGCGGCCAAGGGACCCGCATTTTCCACCGCGGTCGGTCTGATGATCTACCCGCAGGTGGCCGACATGGAAACGCATGCCGGGCAGGGAGGGCTGATGGCCTCGCTCGGCAGCGGTAACGGCCGCATTGCCCGGATGGGTCAATGGCTGAAGGAAAGTTTCTGA
- a CDS encoding cell division protein FtsQ/DivIB, whose amino-acid sequence MHRGHKENAGRGFGGAPEDRVVLPRPLRRTARFLVSLATGRVHIPAHTGTVGVFALFAIVGFGGMSIGGHTEEVAQATTSAAGFAIEKVRVSGNAQTSEIEILQLLGLDGTSSLVSLDVEAARLKLIELPWVESAEVRKVYPDTIDVALRERQAFAIWQHGSELSLIERDGQVIAPLRDNKFASLPLFVGRDAEKNATEFLDEMANWPDIRNRVQAFVRVASRRWDLHLGNGVVIMLPEDNLDQALKLLTEFEAKEGVLERDIASIDLRLPDRTAVRLTPDAAERRAQAVAAREKALKKAGSQT is encoded by the coding sequence CTGCATCGCGGGCATAAAGAAAATGCCGGCCGTGGCTTCGGCGGCGCGCCGGAGGATCGTGTCGTTCTTCCGCGGCCCCTGCGGCGCACTGCACGGTTCCTGGTCAGTCTGGCGACCGGCCGCGTTCATATTCCGGCCCATACCGGCACGGTCGGCGTCTTCGCGCTCTTCGCGATTGTCGGCTTCGGCGGCATGTCGATTGGCGGGCATACCGAGGAAGTGGCCCAGGCAACGACTTCGGCGGCCGGTTTCGCCATCGAGAAAGTGCGCGTCTCCGGCAATGCGCAGACTTCGGAAATCGAGATCCTGCAGCTCCTCGGTCTCGACGGGACCTCGTCGCTCGTCTCCCTGGATGTCGAGGCGGCGCGTCTCAAGCTGATCGAGCTGCCATGGGTCGAAAGCGCCGAGGTGCGCAAGGTCTATCCGGATACGATCGATGTGGCGCTGCGCGAGCGGCAGGCCTTCGCCATCTGGCAGCATGGCTCGGAACTGTCGCTGATCGAACGCGACGGCCAGGTGATCGCGCCTCTGCGGGACAATAAATTCGCCTCATTGCCGTTGTTCGTGGGCCGCGATGCGGAAAAGAATGCAACTGAATTTCTCGACGAAATGGCGAACTGGCCGGATATCCGCAACCGCGTGCAGGCCTTCGTCCGCGTGGCAAGCCGCCGCTGGGATCTCCATCTCGGCAATGGCGTCGTGATCATGCTGCCGGAAGACAATCTCGACCAGGCGCTGAAGCTCCTGACCGAGTTCGAAGCAAAGGAAGGCGTGCTGGAGCGTGATATTGCCTCCATCGATCTGCGCCTGCCCGATCGTACCGCCGTCAGGCTGACGCCGGATGCGGCCGAACGTCGGGCGCAGGCCGTGGCCGCGCGCGAAAAAGCACTCAAGAAGGCGGGGAGCCAGACATGA
- a CDS encoding D-alanine--D-alanine ligase has product MSGKHVAVLMGGLSSERPVSLSSGKACAEALEAEGFRVTRIDVDRNVAAVLSDLRPDVAFNALHGPFGEDGSIQGILEYLEIPYTHSGVLASALAMDKGRAKSVAAAADIPVAQGLVLDRRSIGSSHPMEPPYVVKPVSEGSSFGVVIVREGQSHPPQVLGSSDWRYGDRVMVERYVAGRELTCGVMDGEALGVTEIVPLSASFYDYDAKYAAGGSRHVIPAEISPNIYQKIQRLAVKAHQAMGCRGVSRSDFRFDESQAGEGELIWLEINTQPGMTPTSLVPEMAAHAGRSFGELVRWMVEDASCSR; this is encoded by the coding sequence ATGAGTGGCAAGCATGTGGCGGTATTGATGGGTGGGCTCTCGTCAGAGCGTCCGGTCAGCCTGTCGTCCGGCAAGGCCTGCGCCGAGGCGCTGGAGGCCGAAGGATTTCGCGTCACGCGCATCGATGTCGATCGCAATGTGGCGGCTGTCCTTTCGGATCTGCGCCCGGATGTCGCGTTCAACGCCCTGCACGGGCCTTTCGGCGAAGACGGCAGTATCCAGGGCATCCTGGAATATCTGGAAATTCCCTATACCCATTCCGGCGTTCTCGCCTCTGCTCTGGCCATGGACAAGGGCCGTGCCAAATCGGTTGCGGCCGCCGCCGATATTCCCGTCGCGCAGGGCCTGGTTCTGGATCGCCGCTCGATCGGCTCCAGCCATCCGATGGAGCCGCCTTACGTCGTCAAGCCGGTCAGCGAGGGATCGTCCTTCGGCGTCGTGATCGTGCGCGAGGGGCAATCGCATCCGCCGCAGGTGCTCGGCTCCTCCGACTGGCGCTATGGCGACCGCGTGATGGTGGAGCGCTACGTGGCCGGCCGCGAGCTCACCTGTGGCGTCATGGACGGGGAGGCGCTCGGCGTCACCGAAATCGTGCCGCTTTCGGCAAGCTTTTACGATTATGATGCAAAATATGCCGCCGGCGGCTCCAGGCATGTGATCCCGGCGGAAATTTCACCGAATATTTACCAAAAGATTCAAAGACTGGCCGTCAAGGCGCACCAAGCGATGGGGTGTCGCGGCGTCAGTCGGTCCGACTTCCGCTTCGATGAGTCCCAAGCCGGGGAAGGCGAACTGATCTGGCTGGAAATCAACACCCAGCCGGGCATGACGCCGACATCGCTGGTGCCTGAAATGGCTGCTCATGCAGGTCGTTCTTTTGGTGAACTCGTCCGCTGGATGGTGGAGGATGCTTCGTGTTCTCGCTAA
- the murB gene encoding UDP-N-acetylmuramate dehydrogenase, producing MKQVNGEKLLASLGPGVSAVRGRLTPDAPMERVTWFQAGGLAELMFQPHDIDDLVTFLKLLPEEVPLTVVGVGSNLLVRDGGIPGVVLRLSAKGFGQLELAGERKIMAGAICPDKYIAAMAMDNGIGGFAFYYGIPGSIGGALRMNAGANGGETAARVVEVHAVDRKGERHVLTTEQMGYSYRHSAASADLIFTHAVFEGYEDDRAKIRAEMDAVRHHRETVQPVKEKTGGSTFKNPPGHSAWELIDEAGCRGLMNGGAQMSSLHCNFMINIGHATGYDLEYLGELVRQRVFETSGIKLEWEIKRLGIFMPGREIKPFHGVTVP from the coding sequence ATGAAGCAGGTGAATGGGGAAAAGCTGCTGGCCTCTCTGGGGCCTGGTGTGAGTGCGGTGCGGGGACGGCTGACGCCGGATGCGCCCATGGAACGGGTGACCTGGTTCCAGGCCGGCGGCCTGGCCGAACTGATGTTCCAGCCGCATGACATCGATGACCTGGTGACCTTCCTGAAGCTTCTGCCGGAAGAAGTGCCGCTGACCGTGGTCGGCGTCGGTTCCAACCTTCTGGTGCGCGATGGCGGCATTCCGGGCGTTGTGCTGCGGCTCTCGGCCAAGGGTTTCGGCCAGCTGGAGCTTGCGGGCGAGCGGAAAATCATGGCCGGTGCCATCTGCCCGGACAAATATATCGCCGCGATGGCCATGGATAACGGGATCGGCGGCTTCGCCTTCTATTACGGCATTCCCGGCTCGATCGGCGGCGCCTTGCGGATGAATGCCGGTGCCAATGGCGGCGAGACCGCGGCGCGCGTCGTCGAAGTGCATGCCGTCGACCGGAAGGGCGAGCGCCACGTTCTGACCACCGAGCAGATGGGCTATAGCTATCGCCATTCCGCCGCATCGGCCGACCTGATCTTCACCCATGCCGTTTTCGAAGGCTATGAGGATGACCGGGCCAAGATCCGGGCGGAAATGGACGCCGTGCGCCATCACCGCGAGACGGTGCAGCCGGTAAAGGAAAAGACCGGCGGCTCGACCTTCAAGAATCCGCCCGGCCATTCCGCCTGGGAACTCATCGACGAGGCCGGGTGCCGCGGCCTGATGAATGGCGGCGCACAGATGTCCTCGCTGCACTGCAATTTCATGATCAATATCGGCCATGCCACCGGCTATGACCTCGAATATCTGGGCGAGCTGGTGCGCCAGCGGGTCTTCGAGACCTCCGGGATCAAGCTGGAATGGGAAATCAAGCGCCTCGGCATCTTCATGCCCGGTCGCGAGATCAAGCCGTTTCATGGCGTAACGGTGCCGTAG
- the murC gene encoding UDP-N-acetylmuramate--L-alanine ligase: MKMPKAIGLVHFIGIGGIGMSGIAEVLHNLGHRVQGSDQSDGANVQRLRDKGIPVFVGHQAENLGEAEVVVVSTAIKKSNPELMAARERSLPIVRRAEMLAELMRFRNAIAIGGTHGKTTTTSMIATLLDAGGLDPTVINGGIINAYGTNARMGEGEWMVVEADESDGTFLKLPADVAVVTNIDPEHLDHYGSFDAVRSAFRQFVENVPFYGFGVLCIDHPEVQTLVGRIEDRKIVTYGENPQADARFYNVRMEGTRSIFDVEIRRRRTGRVFTFTDLSLPMPGRHNISNATAAIAVANRLGISEEGIRKGLASFGGVKRRFTLTGTWNGVSVFDDYGHHPVEIKAVLKAARESCQGRVIAVHQPHRYSRLSSLFEDFVTCFNDADSIILSPVYAAGEEPIDGISSEILASRIRAGGHRDVRYIESPAGLADMIAGIAKPGDFVVLLGAGNITQWAASLPTDLESISGQSS; encoded by the coding sequence ATGAAAATGCCGAAGGCGATCGGCCTCGTTCATTTCATCGGGATCGGCGGCATCGGCATGAGCGGCATTGCCGAGGTCTTGCACAATCTCGGTCACCGCGTGCAGGGATCGGACCAGTCCGATGGCGCCAATGTGCAGCGCCTGCGCGACAAGGGTATTCCGGTCTTCGTCGGACATCAGGCTGAAAACCTGGGCGAGGCCGAAGTGGTCGTCGTCTCGACGGCGATCAAGAAAAGCAATCCGGAGCTGATGGCCGCACGTGAACGGTCTCTGCCGATCGTGCGCCGCGCCGAAATGCTGGCCGAGCTGATGCGTTTCCGCAACGCGATCGCGATCGGCGGCACGCATGGCAAGACAACGACCACGTCGATGATCGCGACGCTGCTCGATGCGGGCGGTCTCGATCCGACGGTCATCAATGGCGGCATCATCAATGCCTATGGCACCAATGCCCGCATGGGCGAGGGCGAGTGGATGGTGGTGGAGGCGGACGAATCGGACGGTACCTTCCTGAAGCTTCCCGCCGATGTCGCGGTGGTGACCAATATCGATCCGGAACATCTCGATCATTACGGCAGCTTCGATGCGGTGCGCAGCGCCTTCCGTCAGTTCGTCGAGAATGTGCCCTTCTACGGCTTCGGCGTCCTGTGCATCGATCATCCGGAAGTGCAGACGCTGGTCGGCCGGATCGAGGACCGCAAGATCGTGACCTATGGCGAAAATCCGCAAGCGGATGCGCGATTCTATAATGTCCGCATGGAAGGCACGCGGTCGATCTTCGATGTCGAGATTCGCCGGCGCCGGACAGGGCGCGTCTTCACCTTTACCGATCTCAGCCTGCCCATGCCCGGCCGGCACAATATATCGAACGCGACGGCGGCCATCGCGGTCGCCAATCGATTGGGCATTTCGGAAGAAGGGATCCGCAAGGGGCTGGCCTCTTTCGGCGGCGTCAAGCGGCGCTTCACCTTAACCGGAACCTGGAACGGCGTATCTGTCTTCGACGATTACGGCCATCACCCGGTCGAGATCAAGGCGGTGCTGAAGGCGGCGCGCGAAAGCTGCCAGGGCCGCGTCATCGCCGTGCATCAGCCGCATCGCTATTCGCGCCTGTCGAGCCTGTTCGAGGATTTCGTCACCTGTTTCAACGATGCCGACAGCATTATCCTGTCGCCCGTCTATGCCGCGGGCGAGGAGCCGATCGACGGGATCAGTTCGGAGATCCTGGCATCGCGCATCCGGGCCGGCGGTCACCGCGACGTGCGCTATATCGAGAGCCCGGCGGGTCTCGCCGACATGATCGCCGGCATTGCAAAGCCGGGTGATTTTGTGGTTCTGCTGGGGGCTGGCAATATCACGCAATGGGCGGCGTCTTTGCCCACGGATCTGGAAAGCATATCAGGACAGAGTTCATGA